The DNA sequence GACGAGGCGGTCGATCTCGGCGTACAGGGCGCCCGCGAGTTCGCCGCCGCCCACGAGCCACAGGCCCTTGCCGGGCTCGCGCTTGAGCGCGCGGACCCTGGCGGCCGGGTCGGTGGTGACGAGCTCGACGGCCGGGTCCGGGCTCTCGGTGAGGGTCCGGCTGAAGACGAGGTGCCGCAGGTGCGGATAGCAGTCGGTGAATCCCGCGTCCAGGCCGTTCTGGTACGTGTTGCGCCCTTCGAGCATCGTGTCGAAGTGGGTGCCATCGGCGGTGATGCCGAGGGCGGACCGCGCCTGGACGGGGAGCGTCTCGGGGTACTTCTCGGCGAGCAGGCGGACGTAGTCCTCGCTCACCGGCCAGAAGCCGTCGGGGCCCGTGGGGTC is a window from the Streptomyces spectabilis genome containing:
- a CDS encoding dihydrofolate reductase family protein, which encodes MRKLTYFIAMSLDGRIAGPDGSDPTGPDGFWPVSEDYVRLLAEKYPETLPVQARSALGITADGTHFDTMLEGRNTYQNGLDAGFTDCYPHLRHLVFSRTLTESPDPAVELVTTDPAARVRALKREPGKGLWLVGGGELAGALYAEIDRLVIKLAPLTVGTGIPLFGEKAPFDPTLWQRTEVDALDSGTVFLTYEKQTA